GTGCCGGGAAGAAGCGCGCGCCGTCGACGCCGTTCGGAATGAAGCGCAGCTTCTCCGCCGGCACGCCGAGGTCGGCCAGCTCGCCCTGGATCTCGCGGCTCACCATCGGGAACCGGTCCACCGCGCGCGCCATGTAGGCGAGCCGGCGGCGGCCGAGGGGCTTCTGCGCGATGGAGCTCGCCTCGCCGCCGCACATGGGCTTGGCCAGCAGCGGGGCGTCGGTCCAGCGCTTCCCGAGCGCCCCGGCGAGCGCGGGCGTGAAGAGCGAGTGGCAATGGATCACGTCGGGGTTGAGTTCGCGCACCATGCGCGCCGCCCCGAGGATGAAGCCGACGGCCTTGACCGGCTTGCGCATGGCGATGCGCCGCACCTTCACGCCGTCGATCGTCTCGGCGGCGGAGAGGCCGGGGTAGCGCCGGGTGAGGATGTAGACCTCGTGCCCCTGCTCGATCATCAGCCCGGCGAGTTGCGCGACCTGCTTCTCGGCGCCGCCGACGATCGGGTGATAGGACGAGATGATCATGCAGATGCGCAGCGGCCGGGTCGCGGCAGGATCCGTCAGGCCGGTCGTGCGGGTAAGGGAAGAGGTGCTGCCGGGGGTCATTGGCCGCCCTCCGATGCCGGTTCCGCCGTGCCGGCACTGGGCACCGGCGCCCTGCCCGCGGTGAGCGTCGAGAGAAGCTCGACCCACTTGGCCACCATGGTCTCCTTGTCGAAGAGGGTCACGGCGCGGTGCCGCCCGGCGGCGGCATAGGGGTCGCGCAGCCCCGGGTCGTGCAGCACGCCCTCGAGCGCCCCGGCCAGCGCCGCGGCATCGCCCGCGGCAACGAGCCGCCCGCTGACACCGTCCTCGAGCGCGTCGGAACAGCCGTCCACGTCCGTCGAGATGCAGCAGCAGCCGCTGGCCATGGCCTCGAGCAGGGTGATCGGCAGCCCCTCCCAATGCGAGCTGAGGACGTAGATGTCGAAGGCCTGCAGCGCAGCCACCGGGTCGGACTGCCAGCCCAGCATCCGCACCTTGTCCGAAAGACCCGCCGCGGCCAGCGCCTGCGTCACCTCGCCTTCGAGCCGGCCCTCGCCCGCCATCACGAATTGCACCTGCGGATAGCGCGCGACGAGGCCGCGCAGTGCCTCGATGTAGTCGAGCGGGGCCTTCTGCGGCTCCATCCGCCCCATCCAGCCGACGACCGGCCGGTCCGGATCGAGCCCCAGCGCCCGGCGCGCCGCGGCCCTGTCCGTGGCCGGGCGGAAGCGCTCGACGTCCACCCCCGTGCGGATCACGCTGACCCGGTCCGGCGGCATCAGCTTCGCCTTGAGCGTTTCCTGCCGGGCATATTCGGTCAGGGTCACGACGTGCCCGCCGAAACCGCGGGCGGCAAAGTCGAGCGCCCAGTAGAACGGCGCCTTGGCGCCCTGCACGCGGCGCTGGAACGGCATCGAGGCCTGCCGGTAGACCACCGGCCGCCCGGTGATCCTGCCGGCGGCGCGGCCGATGAAGCCCGACTTGCTGCCATGGCAGACGATCACGTCGGCCTCGTGCTCGCGGCTGGCGGTGATGACCCGGCGCAGCACGCGCGCGTCACCGCCGAGATCTATACTGTAGCGCGCCATCTCCACCGGCTCGGCGCCGAGGCCGCGCCGCGCGAGATCGGCGGCATAGGACTCGGAGTTCTCGGACAGGCACAGCGTGTGCGAGTGCACCCCGATCCGCCGGAGCTCTGTCAGGAGCAGCTTGTTGTAGAGAGCAATGCCCCCGGTCGACTTCGTCAGGGCTAGCAGACTGAGCTGTCGCATGGGTAATCCACGTTATGAGAAACAAATCGGCTTAAATGTCTTAGATTTCGAGCCCGGAGATGCCGTGGCATCACCGGATCCCAGCGTCGATTCGGCCGAAATCGACCGTTGCCGCGGGGGCAGCATACGATGCTTGTGGCGATTATGCCGCAGCACTTCCGCAGCGAACAGTGCAAACCCGAACCGCGCCCATTTTTTGGGCAGCGGCGGCTCGGCGGTTTCCCGCATCTTCGCCCGCGACACAAAGCGTGTCCATTGTAGATAATTAACTTAACGTTAATGTACAAAACACGTTTGAACTTAACTACCTACGTCCGGCGCGTTCCGACGGCGCGCTCAAGTCCGGACAAGGTTCCGCCTCATTTCCATTTCCGTATCACACTTTTAACGGGATTTTTTCACCCGAAGGCGGGATTCCGCCCTGCCCAGGTCGGCGGAAAGCCACCCAGTACCCCAAGGTAAAGTTGCAGAAGGCATGCGTCCCGAGCGCCGTCCGAGTATCCGGTGGCCACTGCGAAGGAACTACTCACACACAACATAAAGCTAAGTACTGGGACTAAGACACACAATGGTGGCAGATAATTCGGAACTTCTTGCGTTTGAGGGAGCGCAAGGATTTGGTGCGAACGCAACAGGTGGTCGAGGTGGTGAAGTTGTTAAAGTTACAAATCTGAATGACTCCGGGGAAGGTTCGCTTCGCTGGGCTCTGGAAGAGTTGGACCAACCGCGCATTGTCGTTTTCGAGGTCGGCGGACAAATCGACCTCAAGAGCCAGATTCAAATTAACGGCGACGTTACCGTTGCCGGGCAGACTGCGCCCGGGGGGATCACGGTGACCGGCGGACGTCTCCGCGTCGTCGAAAGCAACGTGATCATCCGCGGCATGACCGTGCGCCCGGGCGACGATCCCGACGCGCAGAACCCCGACGACCGTGACGGCGTCTCCATCGGCAAGGCCGGTCAGGTGGTCGAGGACGTCATCCTCGACAGCAACTCGATCAGCTGGTCGATCGACGAGCTCGCCTCGACCTGGGGCGCGCCGAAGAACGTCACGATCTCGAACAACATCATCGCCGAGGCGCTGAAGGACTCGCTCCACCCCAAGGGCGAGCACAGCATGGGCATGCTGATCGGCGACCACAGCGAGAACGTCAGCGTGATCGGCAACCTGCTGGTCAGCAACAAGTTCCGCAACGCGCTGATCAAGGATGACGCCCAGAACGTCGAGTTCATCAACAACGTCATCTACAACTACGGCAACGAAGGTCTCGTCGTCGCTGGCGCCTCGACGGTGCACGTGATCGGCAACGTCTTCATCAAGGGCCAGGATTCCAGCGGCCGCGAGGCGATCCGCTTCATCGGCACCGACGGCGCGGCCTCCTACTTCGTGTCGGACAACGTCGGCGACGTCGGCGGCGAGAACACCTCCGAGATCGTCTCGAAGTTCGTCTTCGATCCCGCGACCACCGAGGTTCTCTCCTCGGGCGAAGTGCTCGACTGGATCCTGTCGAACGTCGGCGCCCGCATCGGCGGCGAGCTGAGCGACATCGACCAGCGCATCATCGACACGGTGATCAACAACACCGGCGAGATCATCGACTCCCCGGATGACGTGGGCGGCTACGGCAGCTCGACGTCGACCAAGGCGCTGCTCGACAGCGACGGCGACGGCATCCCCGACGCCTACGAGAAGCTGATCGGCTCGGATGCCAACGTCGCGGACGCCCAGAAGGACGCGGACGGCGACGGCTACGCCAACATCGAGGACTACATCAACGGCCTGCTCGACGGGTTCGACGATGCGGTCACCGACAGCGGCTCGGCAACCGACACCGGCACCTCCACCGGTGGCAACACCGCAACCGGCGGCAACGAGACCATCGTGGCCGGGGATGACGCGACCGACTCCACCGGCAACGCGGTCGTCGGCACCGTGATCACCGTCGAGGCCGAGGATCTCGAGCTGAGCGACGGCTGGGCCGTGAAGGCGCTGAAGGCGGCGTCCGGCGGTACGGTCATCCAGAACGAGAGCGGCGAGAACCAGAGCGCCTCGCTCGCCTTCGACGGCGACGCCGGCGTCTACGACCTGACCGTGAACTACTTCGACGAGAACGACGGCGTCAGCACGCTTTCCGTGCTCGTCAACGGCGAGGAAGTGGCCACCTGGGACTGGGATCTCGAGCTGGGAAGCGCGAATGCGAACGCCAGCACCCGCGCCTCGAAGGTGATCGAAGGGCTCGAGCTGCAGAAGGGTGACGTCGTCACGCTGCAGGGTCAGCACGATGGCAGCGAGCCGCTGCGCATCGACACGATCAGCCTCGAGATGACCGGCGAGCTGACCGGCACCGACACTGGCACCGACGCCGGCGCCGTAATCGACACCGGCAACGTCGGCGCGATCGGCACGACCTTCTCGGTCGAGGCCGAGGATCTCGACCTCTCCGACGGTTTCGTCGTCAAGAACGTCGGCCCGGCCTCGGGCGGCGCGGTCATCCAGACCGAGACCGGCACCGAGCAGACCGCGAGCTACACCTTCAAGGGGGACGCCGGGGTCTACAGCCTCAATGTCAACTACTTCGACGAGAACGACGGCGTCAGCTCGCTTTCGGTCCTCGTCAACGGCAAGGAGGTCTCGAGCTGGGACTGGGACGAGCAGCTTGGCAGCGCCAACGCCGACAGCAAGACCCTGACCGCGAAGATGATCGAGGGCATCGAGCTCGACGCAGGTGACGTGATCACCCTGCAGGGCGTGAACGGCGGTCGCGAGCCGCTGCGCATCGACAGCCTCGATCTCGAGATGACCGACGTGATCGGCGGCAGCGATGCCGGCAGCGCGGCGCAGAACTCGGCCGAGTGGACGATGATCGAAGCCGAGAGCTTCCAGTTCGACTCCAGCGTCAAGAAGGGCTTCGAGGTCACCAGCCTGATGGCGGCGTCCGGCGGCAAGGTGCTGAGCGCGCTCGGCGCGGCCGAGGCATCGACCACCTTCGAGGGCTCGTCGGGCACCTACGATGTCGGCATCGACTACTTCGACGAGAACGACGGCGTCTCCTTCCTGGAGCTCCGCGTCAACGGCGAGGTGATCGACTTCTGGCAGTGGGACGCCGACCTCGGCAGCAGCCTCGCCAACAAGTCGACCCTCACCCGTCACCTGATCTCGGACGTCGAGATCGAGGCCGGCGACGAGATCGTGCTTGCGGGCTACGGCGACGGCGGCAACGAGCCGATGCGCATCGACGCGCTGGAATTCATGCCGAGCGACACGCTGCTCGCCTGATTTCCCGGACCCGTTCCGATCCGAAATACCTTTGCCGGGCGGCGCAGCATCTGCGCCGCCCGCACTCCGTTCAGACCTTGGCGGGATCGCCGCGCCCGACGCTCTCGTAGGCGCTGAAGCCCGCGGCCAGCGCGTCCTCGTAGGTGTAGATGTTGCGCAGGTCGGCCATGCGCGGGGTCGCCATGGTCTTCGCCAGCGCCTTGAGATCCAGCGCGCGGAACTCGTTCCACTCGGTGAGGATGACCAGAAGGTCGGCCTCTGCCGCGGCCTTGTAGGGATCTTCCTCCCATGTCACGCCCGGCAGCAGCGCCTCGCCCTCGCGCTTGCCCTGCGGGTCGACCACCGAGACCGAGGCGCCGCCCCCGACCAGCGCCGGCACGATGGTCAGCGAGGGTGCGTCGCGCATGTCGTCGGTGTTGGGCTTGAAGGTGACCCCGAGCACGGCGACCTTCTTGCCGTTGAAGCTGCCATCGCAGAGGTCGAGCAGCTTGTCGGTCATCCGCCGCTTGGTCTCCTCGTTCACCTTGATCACCGTCTCGACGATCGAGATCGGCGAGGCGTGTTCCTGGCCGATGCGGGCCAGCGCCTTGGTGTCCTTGGGGAAGCACGAGCCGCCGTAGCCGGGTCCGGCGTGCAGGAACTTGTTGCCGATGCGCCCGTCGAGCCCCATGCCCTTCGAGACGCTCTTCACGTCCGCCCCGACCTTCTCGCAGAGCGCGGCGATTTCGTTGATGAAGGTGATCTTCGTCGCAAGGAAGGCATTGGCAGCGTACTTGATCATCTCGGCGCTCTCGAGATCGGTGGTGACGATCGGGAAATCGCGCAGGTAGAGCGGGCGGTAGATGTCTTCCATCACCTTGGTGGCGCGCTCGGTCTCGACACCGACGACGACGCGGTCGGGCTTCATGAAATCGTCGATCGCCGCGCCCTCGCGCAGGAACTCGGGGTTGGAGGCGACATCGAAGTCGAGCCCCGGGTTGGCGGCCGCAACCACCTCCTGCACCTTGCGGTTGGTGCCCACCGGCACGGTCGATTTGGTCACCACGACGATGTAGTGATCGGCGGCCCTGGCGATCTCTTCCGCCGCCGCCATGACGTAGCTGAGGTCGGCGTGGCCGTCCCCACGCCGGGTCGGCGTGCCAACGGCGATGAACACCGCCTCGGCGCCGTCGATCGCAGATTTCAGGTCAAGCGTGAACGAAAGCCGCCCGGCCTCGACGTTCTTCGCCATGAGCGTGTCGAGCCCCGGCTCGTAGATCGGGACCTCGCCGCGCTCGAGCATCTCGATCTTGCGAGGGTCCTTGTCCACGCAAACCACTTCGTGGCCGAAGTCGGAGAAACAGACGCCGGAGACAAGACCCACGTAGCCGGTGCCGATAATCGCAATCTTCATTCCAAAAATCCTCAGAATTAAAACAATACCCGTGGTGTACCGACTCCACGGTACAACTCAAAGCAGATTCACCCCGACGTGGTCCATTACGGCGCCACGCGGGGCGGATGTGATGCTTGGCAGGCAGCTACCAGCGTATTTCCTGAAATCGTCACCGCCGCTTCAATCTGGAGTAGAACGGCTTGACCAGCGCCCACTCGATCTCGCCAAGGCGCGGATGGCGGGCCTTGAGCAGGCGCCGCCGGTGCAGCATCCGGGTCACCCCGTCGGGCTGGACCGCGGCGGGCAGCGGCGTGCCGAAGATCTCTTCCAGCATCAGCATCTGCAGGTCGAAGGCGAGGCGGAAGCCGCGGTCGCGGCGCAGCCCGAGCAGCCAGGGCCAGTCGAGCGCCTCCGCGTCCTCCTGCAGCTGCTGCCGGAGCGGCAGCAGGTAGCGCAGGCTGATCCCCCCGCGCGACAGCCCCGAGTGGTGCAGCATGTCATGGCTGATGTTGATCAGCAGGCGCAGCGAGGGGTCCGGAATGTAGAGCCGCAGACCGTCCCGCTCGCAGAGGATGCGGCGGCGCTGCCAATCCTCCTCGGTCAGGAAGCGCGCGATGTCCGATTGCAGGCCGGAATGCAGGTCGAGCGACCCCGCGTAGCCGGCTTTCCAGAAACTTCCCGGCGAATGCGCGTACTCGGTGTCCTCCAGCCGCTCGAACCCCGCCGCCGCGAAGATCTGCTGGGCATGGGCAACCTCGTCCGGCTCGACCAGCAGGTCGACGTCGATCAGCATGCGGTAGAATTCGGTGGGATCGTCCTGCAGGGCCATCTCGCTGGCGCCCTTGATCAGCGTCGGCACGATCCCCGCGTCGTTGAGCAGTCGCGTACATTCGGCGACCATCGCCCAGAGGCTGGTGTTCCGCACGCAATTGAGGGAGTCCACCTCGCCGAGATAGGCCATGGCCTCGGGCTCGGCGACCGGGGCATCGCCCTGCCGCAACCGCTGGAACAGGGCGGGCGTGACGAATTCGTCGTTGGCGGTGCTGATCAGGGCCGTCCAATCCGGCACGTGACCGAGGTCACCGCATAGCGCGCGACCGAGACTTTCCAGCGGGGAAGAAGCGGCAACGGCTGCTTTCATGTACATATTCCAATTTCTACTAAAATGGCGAAATGCGAACGAAAATTGAACGCGGATCTCGAAATCTGCTAAATCACTTAGAAACAATCACTTCCAACTTGAATTCTGATACGGCTCCCGCGCCCGTCCTTATCGATCACCCAGTGCAAAACCGCGACACGGCCTCGAGGGCCCGCGGCAAATCCGAATATTCGAGGCGCCCGGCCTCGGCCCCGTCGAGGCATCCGGTCATCGCCTCGAAGACCTCCGGAGACATCGCCTCCTCGCCCGACCACGCGGCGCCGAGCAACGCCGCGAACGTGACCGAGAGCGTCAGCTCCTCGACCGACGCCGCCCCGTCCTGCCTGCGGTCCAGCTTGAGGACCCAACCGACGGATTTCCAGCCGACATCGCTCGTCAGGCCGAGGTAACGCACGTTGAGCGCGTCGGGACGCCGGTGTTCGGCCGCCCCTTCTATCTCGTCGCGGCGGTGCCCGAGCAGCGCCCACGATCCTTCCTTGAGCGTCACCGGGAACGGCAGCGCCGCCACCTCGCCGGTTCGCGCCAAAAGCACGATGTCGTCGCTCAGAAGGGCGAAGCCCGCCTCTTCGAGCGCGGTTGCAAGCGTGCTCTTTCCGGCCCCCGCATCACCAAGAAGCAGCAGGCCGCGACCATTCCTTTCCAGCAGGGCCGCATGCAGCATGATGTGCTGCGTGTGGTCGAAGAGGACCTCGGTCATCTTGATCTTGAGGAGCGGCACCGCCTCGTGCGGAGCAACCCAGTCGATATCCTCGCCGCGGCGCGCCATGCCGATCAGGTCGCCGTCACGCTGGACGACGATGTGATCGTCGGCCCGGCGGGGGGCCACGGACAGATGCGCGAAGCAGGGCATGAGCACCTCGCGCAGGGCCTCGTCCTCGAAGGCGAGACCGATGTGAACGCCGGCCAGTCCGACCGTCTCGGAACACCCGACACGCGCCGGACCGCTCGTCGTGGCGAGCGGCTCCAGGGCGCCGATGCGGATCAGATCCGAGAGAATGCCGCCGCCTGCGACCGCGGCGGCATCCAGTCGCACAGACGCAATACCGAGCTCGAACCCGGCCCACGCCTCGGCCACCGGGGGAGTGGCCGAAAACAGAAGTTCCTTCTCAGGGACCAAGAGAAGGTGCTGACGGTTCACTTCCGCCAGCGTGACCCCTGCAGCAGGGAGGACAAAAAGGCTCTCACTCAATGAAATACGTCATCTCAAAAGAAGAAAATCAGGAGGATGCGGGACTGCACCCCCCGGGAGGCATTAGTGCTTGCCGTACTTCTTCTTCATCTTGTGCTTGTGCTTGTGCTTCATGCCGCCCGAACGGAAGATGCCACCGGCATCTGCCTTCATCGAGGTGGAGAGAAGCGCCGTCACGGCAAGCGGGGTCACCGCTGCGTATTTTCCGGCCTTGCCGAGAAGCTCACGACGGCCGGGGGATTCCAGGGAATCGCCCTGGGGGGTCTTATCAGTCATATTTGAAAACTCCTTTTTCCAATGAGTCGGACTATAGCGTAGCTCCGGAGCCCTGCCAATTATCTTTAACACTGCGTTAACCGTCACCTCACGGTTGAATTGATCGATGCACAATATTTAGGAGCTTGCGCGACGGCGCCCGACGCGAGAAGCTGTTTGACTTCAGCCGGATGTCTTGGCTTTGCGGGAAAATTCAGCCGCGGGCGCCCCGCGAAGCCACGGACGGGATTGCGTAAGTCAGCCAAGGTCTGGTGAACCCCGCTCTGTTACACTTTGTCCGCCTCCCCGTCCGGCCCTCCCCACCCCTTCCGCCGCGGCTCGCTCGAATCGGTGATGTCGTGCAACCATGTCGCGTACCGGGCCCGGACCCGGTGTCCGCGCCCAGTTCCAGTGCGCCCGCGTGGGAAGTCGCCGCTGGAATGAGCCCGGGCCGGCGGAGCTTCGAGCAATGTCCGCCAGGAAGAAGAAAGCGCTTGCTTTGCAGGCGGGCTGACCACAAGACATTCTATATTGATTTCTCGAATTTATTTCTTTGTTAGGAGTTCATTGATGCGCACCGCCTTGGTCACTGGCTCTTCTGGCTTCATCGGGTACCATCTGTGCCAGCGACTGCTTGCCGACGGCTTCCGTGTGGTAGGGATCGACAACCTCTCCGAGTATTACGACGTCACGCTCAAGAAGCGCAGGCAGACGATGCTGCTCCAGTCGCCCGGCTTCTCCGTCCTCAACAGCGCCATCGAGACCGAGGGCCTGCTTGACGAGGTCTTCGCCCGCGAACGCCCCGAGATCGTCGTCCACCTGGCCGCGCAGGCCGGGGTCCGGCACTCGCTCGAGGATCCGCGCAGCTATCTCAACAGCAACATGAAGGGCACGTTCGAGCTGCTCGAGGCCGCGCGGGCCTACCCGCCAGAGCACATGCTGCTGGCCTCGACCTCGTCGGTCTACGGGGCGAACACCAAGCTGCCCTACGCCGAGATCGACCGCACCGACCACCAGATGTCCTTCTACGCGGCGACGAAGAAGGCCACCGAGAGCATGGCGCACAGCTATGCGCATCTCTACGACCTGCCGGTCACCATGTTCCGCTTCTTCACCGTCTACGGCCCCTGGGGGCGCCCGGACATGGCGCTCTTCAAGTTCACCAAGGCGATCCTGCGCGGCGAGCCGATCGACGTCTACAACCACGGTCAGATGATGCGCGACTTCACCTATGTCACCGACCTGGTGCAGGGCATCAGGCTGCTGATCGACGTGGTGCCGCGCCGCCCCGAGGGCGGCGTCGTGCCGGAGGGAGATTCGCTCTCGCCCGTCGCGCCCTGGCGGGTGATCAACATCGGCAATTCCCGGGCGGTGCCGCTCGGCGACTTCATTTCCGCCATCGAGCAGGCGACCGGCCTCACCGCGCGGCGCAACCCGATGAGCATGCAGCCCGGCGACGTGCCCGCCACCTGGGCCGATGCCACGCTGCTGCACGACCTGACCGGCTACCGGCCGCACACCGGGCTCGCCGAGGGCGTGCAGGCCTTCGTCGACTGGTACCGCGGCTATTACGGCACCAACGACTGGGCCGAGACGGTCGGCGCGGGCGACCTGCGCCGCCTGTCCGGCTGACACGGCCGGCCGACCCGGCCGGGCAGCCGCACAGGCGCCGGCTCAGCGCAGCACGTGCACCGCGCAATGGGCGTGGCGCACCACCACCGCGGCGGTGGAGCCGAGGAGGTAGTCGCTCATCGCCGGCTGGTGCGACGCGATGATGATCAGGTCGCAGCCGTTCTCCTCGCCGTATTCGAGGATCGAGCGCCCCGAATGCCCCTCGATCACCATGCCGCTGGCGTTCGGCAGCTTCGCCGCCATGTCGTGCAGCTCCGTCTCGAGCGCGGCGCGGGACTGCGCGAGGTACTCGGGCGGCATGTAGGTGATGGCGTAGCCGGGGATGTGCTCCATGACATGCAGCAGCGTGATCTTCGCATCGGGCTCCGCCAGCGCCTGGGCGACCTCGATCGACTTCTGCGCCTTGGCGTCACTGTCAAAGGCGATGGGCACGAGAATGTTCTTGTACATGCGAGGCCTCCTTTCCTGACCTTCGGGCAGCATCTCCCCTTCGAAGGTATAGCGCCTTGATACAAATCATCTCGCGCCGCCCGCGAAGCCAACACATTTCGGGCACATTTGAGCGCTATTCCTGTTCCCGGGCCGCAAAATGCGCCGCCCTCCCCCGCGGGCCGCATCGGCACGGGGGACGGCCCGGTCACCCCGGCAGACCCGAAAGAACGGTCACCTTCGCCCCCACGGAACGGACCAACCGCCGGAGCAACGCCCGCGGTGCTTAGGAGGAGCACGCCCATGCGCTACCTGATTGCTGAAACCACCTGGAAGATGATGAGCCTCGGCCATGCGCTGAGCGAGACCGGCACGCTGCTGACGCGGTGCGAGGCCGCCGAGGACATCGAGGAATTCCACCGGATCGGCGCGCATGACCTTCTGGTGATCGAGGCCGCGGTGCTGCGCAGCCAGACCACGCTGACGCGCCTGCGCGAGCTGAACCCCGACGTCCCCATCGCCGTCATCGCGCGGGAGGGCGACGGCGCGCAGATCGCCGCCTGGCTGATGGCCGGCGCCGACACCGTGCTCTCGGTTGAGACCCGCCCCGACGAGATCATCGCCCGGCTCGGCGCCGTGGCGCGGCGCGCGCATGGCGTCTCGCGCCCGGTCACCGACTGCGGCCCGCTCCGGTTCGACCTCGACCGGCGGCGGGTGCATTTCGGCGCGACGACGCTTTCGCTCTCCCCCAAGCTTTACGAGATCCTCGAGTTCCTCGCCCTCCGCCCCGGCCGGCTCGCCACGCGCGAGACGCTTATGAGCCATGTCTACGGCTTCGAAAACGAACCGGCGCCGCGGGTGTTCGACGTCTACATGTGCAACCTGCGCGCCCATCTCGCCCCGGTCGAGGCGGCGCTCTCCATCGACACGGTGCGCGGCGAGGGCTACCGGCTGCGGGTCTCGGAACGGCGCGGCGCGGCGCGCACCATGGCCGCCTGATCCGGTCTCGGCCTTGAGCCGCGCGCGGGCGGCGGCGTCAGTAGACCGCCGCCACCTCGTAGAGCACCGGCTCGAAACTGCGGCACAGGTCGTTGAAGCGACGGTTCCACGCCCGCATCTCCGCGCTGCGCAGCATGGCAAGGAAGTCCTCGCGCCGTTCCCATTGCGAGTAGTTGGCGATCCGGGTCTGGGCGTCGTTCACGTGCAGGCCCGCCCCGACAAACCCCGCCTGCTTCGAGATGAAGGCGTCATAGGCCTCCTCCAGCGCCTCGAGCAGGTCCTGGCAGGTGCCCGGGCTGGTCTCGAAGGTGGTGATGACCGTCTGGGCGAAGCTGGGATGGCTGATGGTGGGCATGGGATCCTCCTCCTGTGCCCCATCCAGTCTGCCAGAAAACCCCGCGCCCCCAAAGCCTTCCCTTCATCCGGGGGCCGGACCGACACAAGCTGCGGAAACACGCCGCCCCCCCGAGAAAAGGGGGCGCATTCGTCCTTCGGACCTGATAGTCTGCGCCGCAAAACACCGATCACCGGAACAGGCACGGACAGACCGGAACAGGCATGAGCAGTCCCCGTATCGACGAGACGCTGCGCGAGCAGCTGCTCTCTCGCCCCGACATGATTCTCGATGACCGCGACCTGATGCAGGCGCTCATCGCGTCCAACGAACGCGCGATGGGCTCCAACATCGTGGACCTGCGCGGCATCGCGATGGAACGGCTCGAGTCGCGGCTCGACCGGCTCGAGGACACGCACCGCAGCGTCATCGCCGCGGCCTACGAGAACCTTGCCGGCACCAACCAGATCCACCGCGCGATCCTGCGGATGCTGGACCCGGTCGCCTTCGAGCCCTTCCTGCGCGACCTCAACGGCGAGGTTGCCGCGATCCTGCGCGTCGACATCATCCGGCTGGTGCTGGAAACCGGCCACCCGGACGACACCCGCGCCGTCAGCAAGCTTGGCGACGTGCTCTCGCTGGCCGAGCCGGGCTTTGTCGCCAGCTACCTGACCGAGCGGGTCGATGCGCCGCTGCGGCAGGTCACCCTGCGCCAGCTTGGTGCCGGGGACGGCCGCATCTTCGGCCCGCGCGCCGACCTGATCCGCTCCGAGGCCTGCCTCAAGCTCGACTTCGGCCCGCGCCGCCTGCCCGGCCTGCTGGTCATGGGCTCCGAGGATCCGCAGATGTTCACGCCGCAGCAGGGCACCGACCTCCTCGCCTTCTTCGGCGGGGTGTTCGAGCGCACCATGCGGCGCTGGCTGTCGTGAGCCTCGCGCTCACCCCCGCCGCGCGCGACGCGCTGCAAGGCTGGCTC
The window above is part of the Salipiger sp. H15 genome. Proteins encoded here:
- a CDS encoding universal stress protein, whose product is MYKNILVPIAFDSDAKAQKSIEVAQALAEPDAKITLLHVMEHIPGYAITYMPPEYLAQSRAALETELHDMAAKLPNASGMVIEGHSGRSILEYGEENGCDLIIIASHQPAMSDYLLGSTAAVVVRHAHCAVHVLR
- a CDS encoding response regulator transcription factor; this translates as MRYLIAETTWKMMSLGHALSETGTLLTRCEAAEDIEEFHRIGAHDLLVIEAAVLRSQTTLTRLRELNPDVPIAVIAREGDGAQIAAWLMAGADTVLSVETRPDEIIARLGAVARRAHGVSRPVTDCGPLRFDLDRRRVHFGATTLSLSPKLYEILEFLALRPGRLATRETLMSHVYGFENEPAPRVFDVYMCNLRAHLAPVEAALSIDTVRGEGYRLRVSERRGAARTMAA
- a CDS encoding antibiotic biosynthesis monooxygenase family protein, with amino-acid sequence MPTISHPSFAQTVITTFETSPGTCQDLLEALEEAYDAFISKQAGFVGAGLHVNDAQTRIANYSQWERREDFLAMLRSAEMRAWNRRFNDLCRSFEPVLYEVAAVY
- a CDS encoding DUF484 family protein, translated to MSSPRIDETLREQLLSRPDMILDDRDLMQALIASNERAMGSNIVDLRGIAMERLESRLDRLEDTHRSVIAAAYENLAGTNQIHRAILRMLDPVAFEPFLRDLNGEVAAILRVDIIRLVLETGHPDDTRAVSKLGDVLSLAEPGFVASYLTERVDAPLRQVTLRQLGAGDGRIFGPRADLIRSEACLKLDFGPRRLPGLLVMGSEDPQMFTPQQGTDLLAFFGGVFERTMRRWLS